One genomic window of Mycolicibacterium neoaurum includes the following:
- a CDS encoding NfeD family protein, with translation MPAWIWLVAALGLAGAEALTGDMFLLMLSGGALAAAGSSFVFDWPIWADGAVFLVVSVLLLAVVRPALKRRMLSGVGLPDPAKALEGRAALVLAAVSRDAGQVKLDGEVWTARPLNDNDVFESGDQVTVVHIDGATAVVAKIV, from the coding sequence ATGCCCGCATGGATCTGGCTGGTCGCGGCCCTGGGACTGGCAGGAGCAGAAGCCCTCACCGGTGACATGTTCCTGCTCATGCTCAGCGGCGGTGCGCTGGCCGCGGCCGGCTCGAGCTTCGTCTTCGACTGGCCGATCTGGGCCGACGGTGCGGTGTTCCTCGTCGTCTCGGTGCTGCTGTTGGCAGTGGTGCGCCCCGCGCTGAAACGCCGGATGCTCTCCGGAGTCGGCTTGCCCGATCCGGCCAAGGCTCTGGAGGGTCGCGCCGCGCTGGTGCTGGCTGCGGTGTCGCGCGATGCCGGCCAGGTCAAGCTGGACGGTGAGGTGTGGACGGCGCGTCCACTCAACGACAACGATGTGTTCGAAAGTGGGGACCAGGTGACCGTCGTGCACATCGACGGCGCCACCGCGGTGGTCGCCAAGATCGTCTGA
- a CDS encoding SPFH domain-containing protein: MDGAIAGLVLLAVLVIFAVIIVAKSVALIPQAEAAVIERLGRYSKTVSGQLTLLLPFVDKIRARVDLRERVVSFPPQPVITEDNLTVNIDTVVYFQVTNPQAAVYQISNYIVGVEQLTTTTLRNVVGGMTLEQTLTSRDSINGQLRGVLDEATGRWGLRVARVELRSIDPPPSIQDSMEKQMRADREKRAMILTAEGSREAAIKAAEGQKQAQILAAEGAKQAAILAAEADRQSRMLRAQGERAAAYLQAQGQAKAIEKTFAAIKNGRPTPEMLAYQYLQTLPQMAKGEANKVWLVPSDFGSALQGFTKLLGAPGEDGVFRYTPSPVEDSPAKSDEEEAEEIADWFSTETDPAIAQAVAKAEAEARNPVPPLGAASVSAPTPSPALGEAAVDSPQPQQQGAQHRAP; encoded by the coding sequence ATGGACGGTGCGATTGCCGGATTGGTACTGCTGGCGGTGCTGGTGATCTTCGCGGTGATCATCGTCGCGAAATCGGTGGCGCTGATCCCGCAGGCAGAGGCGGCGGTCATCGAACGCCTGGGCCGCTACAGCAAGACGGTGTCGGGTCAGCTCACGCTCCTGCTGCCGTTCGTCGACAAGATCAGGGCCCGGGTGGACCTCCGTGAGCGGGTGGTGTCCTTTCCGCCGCAACCGGTGATCACCGAGGACAACCTGACGGTCAATATCGACACCGTCGTCTACTTCCAGGTCACCAACCCGCAGGCGGCGGTCTACCAGATCAGCAACTACATCGTCGGCGTCGAGCAGCTCACCACCACGACGCTGCGCAACGTCGTCGGCGGCATGACCCTTGAGCAGACGCTGACCTCGCGTGACTCGATCAACGGTCAGCTGCGCGGGGTGCTCGACGAGGCCACCGGCCGGTGGGGTCTGCGGGTGGCCCGCGTCGAACTGCGCAGCATCGACCCACCGCCTTCCATCCAGGACTCGATGGAGAAGCAGATGCGCGCCGACCGCGAGAAGCGCGCCATGATCCTCACCGCCGAGGGCAGTCGTGAGGCGGCCATCAAGGCCGCCGAAGGCCAGAAGCAGGCGCAGATCCTGGCGGCCGAGGGTGCCAAGCAGGCCGCGATCCTGGCGGCCGAGGCCGACCGGCAATCCCGCATGCTGCGTGCCCAGGGCGAACGGGCCGCCGCCTATCTGCAGGCCCAGGGCCAGGCGAAGGCCATCGAGAAGACGTTCGCCGCGATCAAGAACGGCCGTCCGACCCCGGAGATGTTGGCCTACCAATACCTGCAGACGCTGCCGCAGATGGCCAAGGGCGAAGCCAACAAGGTGTGGTTGGTACCCAGCGATTTCGGCTCGGCTCTGCAGGGCTTCACCAAGCTGCTCGGCGCGCCGGGGGAGGACGGCGTGTTCCGGTACACCCCGTCGCCGGTGGAGGACAGTCCCGCCAAATCAGATGAGGAGGAGGCCGAGGAGATCGCCGACTGGTTCTCCACCGAGACCGATCCGGCCATCGCCCAGGCGGTTGCCAAGGCCGAGGCCGAAGCGCGAAATCCGGTGCCACCGCTGGGGGCTGCCTCGGTGAGCGCGCCGACGCCGTCGCCGGCACTCGGCGAAGCGGCGGTCGATTCCCCGCAGCCACAGCAGCAGGGTGCGCAGCACCGCGCGCCATGA